In a single window of the Diospyros lotus cultivar Yz01 chromosome 10, ASM1463336v1, whole genome shotgun sequence genome:
- the LOC127812024 gene encoding xanthohumol 4-O-methyltransferase-like, whose product MDAEAKILLQAQSEVWQQLLGFADLMALKCAVELRIADIIKSHGCPITLDQIAAGIDAPSPDITYLGRIMRFLGRKKIFTVTPSKDGGETLYGPTHASKFLLCDSELTMAPLILLQSDPSAMAPWHYFSRCVREGGIAFEKAHGQEIWDFGSANPTFNKIFNAAMGCSAKFITTAVVAAYKDGFLSIGSLVDVGGGIGNSIAEITKAYPHIKATNFDLPHVIATAPEYPGVSHVGGDMFKSVPNADVVFMKEILHDWSDEHCVKILKNCRKAIPERTGKVILVEAVLKPEGEGMFDNPVFASDLIMLAHSTGGKERTEAEWKQVLEKAGFMRYNIIQIPALRSIIEAYPN is encoded by the exons ATGGATGCAGAGGCAAAGATATTGCTTCAAGCCCAATCAGAGGTATGGCAACAGCTGCTAGGCTTTGCAGACCTTATGGCACTCAAATGTGCTGTGGAGCTTCGCATAGCTGACATCATTAAATCCCACGGTTGTCCAATCACCTTGGACCAGATAGCCGCCGGCATCGACGCTCCTTCCCCAGACATCACTTATTTGGGGCGCATCATGAGATTTCTGGGTCGAAAAAAGATATTCACTGTCACTCCATCGAAGGACGGCGGAGAGACCCTTTACGGCCCCACCCACGCCTCCAAGTTCCTACTTTGTGATTCTGAGTTGACCATGGCGCCACTGATACTGCTGCAAAGCGACCCCAGCGCAATGGCCCCGTGGCATTACTTCAGCAGGTGCGTGCGAGAAGGCGGGATAGCATTCGAAAAGGCTCACGGGCAAGAGATATGGGACTTTGGCTCTGCCAACCCTACTTTCAACAAGATCTTCAATGCTGCAATGGGATGTTCGGCCAAGTTCATCACAACCGCAGTTGTCGCTGCGTACAAAGATGGGTTCCTTTCCATTGGGTCGCTGGTGGATGTGGGAGGTGGGATTGGAAACTCCATAGCTGAGATCACCAAGGCCTATCCACATATCAAAGCAACCAACTTTGATTTGCCACACGTCATCGCCACAGCGCCCGAGTATCCCGGAGTTTCCCATGTTGGAGGCGACATGTTCAAGTCTGTTCCCAATGCCGATGTAGTCTTCATGAAG GAGATATTGCACGATTGGAGTGATGAACATTGCGTGAAGATCTTGAAGAACTGTCGGAAGGCGATCCCAGAGAGAACAGGGAAGGTGATTCTAGTGGAAGCAGTTCTGAAGCCAGAGGGTGAAGGCATGTTTGACAACCCGGTGTTTGCGTCTGATCTCATAATGCTTGCTCACAGCACTGGCGGAAAGGAGAGGACAGAGGCTGAATGGAAGCAAGTGTTGGAGAAAGCAGGGTTTATGCGCTATAACATCATCCAAATCCCAGCTTTGCGCTCCATCATCGAGGCCTATCCAAACTGA